Below is a window of uncultured Sphaerochaeta sp. DNA.
TGATTCCTTTAAAGTTTGCTACTCAGACTTTTTTGGTCCGTTGAGCTTCGGCCTCTGCCCTTTGTCCATATAGACAATCCATCGGCAGATGGTAGTCACATGATCCCCATACCGTTCCATCTCCTTCGTCAGATAAAAGAGATTGAGAATACGTTCCATCTCAGCCTCTGTCTCGGGTCTGAGAGCAAATAGATCGGCGTTCAAGGCATCCCGCTCTGCATCCATCTTGTCGTCAAGGGATGCAACCTCGATTGCCTTCTCTGCCTTCACATCAATGAAGGCTTCAACAACCTTGCGGGTCATGGTAGCACCGAGCAGTGCCATTTCGCTGATACGTTCTACAAACGGGATGAAGATTGCTTCCTCCTCATTACTTGCCATCTTTGCCATATGCGCAGCATGGTCTCCCATTCGCTCCAAGCTGGATACAATCTTGATCCCTGCAATGATATGACGCATATAATGCCCATAAGGAGTCTCACTTACCAGAAGTCGCACAGCATCGTTCTCCACCATCTCCTGCAGCTGGTCGATGAACCAGTCGTTGGCTATGACTTTTTTGGCCAACTCCACATCGTGGTTTCGAAACGCATATTGTGCCTGGTAGATTGATTCCTCCACCCTGTTCACCATTTGAATGAGCATCTCTTGGAAGAATTGCATCTTCTCATCAAGCTTACTGATAGTTTGGTCCATGATTCCCTCCTAGGATCAACCGAATTTACCGGAGATGTACTCTTCCGTCTTTTTATGTGCCGGGTTGAGGAACAGCTGCTCGGTAGGAGCATACTCCTCCAGATAACCCGTCCGCTTCTCATCAACCATGAAGAATGCGGTATGGTCTGAAACACGTGATGCCTGACCCATATTATGCGTGACAATGACAATTGTGTAGTATTTCTTCAGTTCAAGAATCAGCTCCTCGATACGGCCTGTTGCGATGGGGTCGAGCGCAGAGGCCGGTTCATCCATCAGGATTACCTCCGGCTGTACGGCCAAGGTCCTCGCAATACAAAGACGCTGTTGCTGTCCTCCACTGAGTCGAAGGGCATTTTGCTTGAGCTTGTCCTTGACCTCATCCCAGAGCGCAGCCTTCTGTAGGCTGGTCTCTACCAGCTCGTCATAATCACCTTTGAATCCATTGATCTTCGCACCCCAGGTGATATTCTCATAAATTGATTTAGGAAAAGGATTGGGTTTCTGGAACACCATGCCGATGCTTCGCCTGATTAAAACAGGATCAACATCCTTGGCATAGAGATCGTGACCATGGAACAGTACCTTGCCATCGATTGTTGCCCCCCTGATCATATCATTCATCCTGTTGATGCTTCTCAGCACAGTACTCTTCCCACATCCTGAAGGTCCAATGAATGCTGTAACCTGTTTCTCATAAATGGGAAGGGAAGCATCCTTTACCGCATGGAAATTGCCGTAATGGATATTCACATTCTCCAGGGTTATGATCTCCTGTTTTGTATCCGGTTCTGCTTTCCCAAGGAATTCAAAACGCTCTGCTTCTGTTGCTTGCATTACTTTCATGCTGCCATCCTCTTTTTCTTGGCTAGTTTGTCTCTGAGATAGATCGCCCCACTGTTCAATACAAGCAGAAGTATCAATAAGACTATGATGGCTGCTGCTGCAATATTGCGATATGAACCCTGGGGGCGAGCCGACCACTGGTAGATTTGGATCGGCAAGGTCGTAAATTTTGAAAAGACACTGGAAGGGTCCACACTGATGAACGTTGATGCACCAATGACCACCAGAGGTGCCGTCTCTCCCAACGCCCTGGAAAGCGCGAGTATTGTTCCGGTTAGGATCCTGTCAAAACTGACAGGGAGTACCTGACTCCAGATGGTCTGCCACTTAGTAGCTCCCACCCCATAGCTGCTCATCCTCAGTGAATCGGGGACACCCTTGAGGGCTTCCTGGGTGTTGATGATAATGATCGGGAGTACCAACAACCCCAAGGTAAGACCTCCACTGAGAATTGTCCTTCCATTAGCAGTGGTATCGGCAACCGTACTGAGAAATGCCCCACTGGTCACCCCTTCCATGGCCCGTACAAATACGGCCAATCCCAGGAGCCCGTAGATAATGGAAGGTACTGCACTAAGATTGAAAATGTTGAGCTGCAGGAGCCGGTTCAGTTTTGTATCCTCTGCGTACTCCTCCAGGTATATTGCTGACCCCACCCCGATGGGAAATGCCAGCAAGAAAGTGATGGCAATAATCCAGAGAGATCCCAGAAGTGCAGTGCGAATACCCGCATTGAGGGGATTGGCACTTTGGTCATTGGTGAGAAATTCCGGGGTTATCCAGCTCTTGAAGATCAGGTACGAATCTTCCTGATTTGCCATAAATGTACCAATCTCATCCTGTTTGGTGATCGAGTCCCAAAGCCCCCAGCTCCTGAGTACCGATGGCTTGATGATATATTGCTCTATCAGGGCACGCAACTCACGATCGGAACGTTCTGTTATCGGCTTCTCATACTCCACCCTTCTCAGTATACCACTGGAAAGGTTGTTCCTTGCAGTCTCTTCCAATTGAGACCTTGAGAACTCATCCAAGGACGAGGCCCCACTGATCAACTCTGAAATATTCACCTCGTTTCTGATGACTGCATACCCAAAAATGGAGTCAATCACCGATACAAGCAACAGCAGCAGAAACAAGACTGCGACTGTTGTAGCGAAGATAAATATCACTTTCCAGAATATCGATAAGCGAGCGCGTTTCTGCATCAAGAGCAGGCTCTCTGCCTTGGTGCCAAACATCGATTCTGTCTGCATATTATTCATACTCCTGATAGAAAAGGTTTGAGACTTTTCTTGAGATAAGATTCAGCGTGAAGGTGATGATGAACAACACCAACCCAAGCGCAAAAATACTGTTGTAATCAACCGAGTTGTAACTGACATCCCCTCCACTGATCCTCACAATGTACCCAGTGATGGTTTCAGCAGCCTCGAAGGGATTGAACGTCATATTCGGCCCAGCCCCTGCTGCCAAGGCCACGATCATGGTCTCACCGATAGCTCTGGAGAGAGCGAGCAGGAATGTGGCACTAAGCCCACTTAACGCGGCGGGAAGGACAACACGGAACGTGGTCTCTATCGGGGTACCACCAAGAGCAAGCCCTGCAAGGCGTAACTCCTGGGGTACTGCTGAAATGGCATCCTCAGCCATGGTGGCGATCATGGGAAGCACAAGAATCCCAATAACCAATCCTGCACTGGCCGTATTGTAAATCTCCACTGTCTCCTGACCAAATATGGAGCGAAGCAACGGGGTCATGAAGGTAAGGGCAAAATAGCCATATACTATGGTGGGGATCCCGGCCAACACCTCAAGAATCGGCTTGAGTCTACCCCTGACCTTGTCAGATGCATACTCCGCCAGATAGATTGCCACAAATAGCCCAAGGGGTATGGCGAACAACATGGCGATAACACTCGTCATGATGGTTGCATTCAGCAAGGGGAGAAAACCAAACAACCCGATCATGGGTTGCCAAGTCTTCCCGGTAAAAAATTCAACCAAGGTGACTTCGGGGTCAGAGAAAAAGAGAAAGGACTCGCGAATGAGAATCACCGCAATCCCAACCGTGATCATGATGGAGAACAATGCAAACAGGAACAGAATGGTTTCAATAACCCGCTCATGAAGCCTTCGTTTCTTTCCAAAAGGATGGGTGATATGCCTTTGTGTCATACTTGTATATCCTAGTTTTTGATGGGAATTGGCCGCACCAAACAGATGCGGCCAACCTTTGTCCGTGGTGCGTTAGTAGACACCCTGAGTAGCGTCCAACCAAGCCTGGCGAGCCTTATTCAGCTCATCCTCATTGGCAGGGAAGTACCCTACGCCTACAACCTCTTCATTGACATAACTGAGGTAGAAGTCCAGGAAAGCTGCAACCTGTGGTTTGCTCTTCATGATCTCGGCATCACTGTAGAGGAAGAGAGGTCTTGCCAAGGGATAGGAGTTGTTGTCCACATTCGCCTTGCTTGCTTCAATTCCGTTGATACTGAGAATGTTGAGAGAGTCTTCATTCTCACTGTAGTATGCATAGCCGAAGAACCCGATTGCATAGGGACTGCCCTTGATACCCTGTACCAAGATA
It encodes the following:
- the pstC gene encoding phosphate ABC transporter permease subunit PstC; the encoded protein is MTQRHITHPFGKKRRLHERVIETILFLFALFSIMITVGIAVILIRESFLFFSDPEVTLVEFFTGKTWQPMIGLFGFLPLLNATIMTSVIAMLFAIPLGLFVAIYLAEYASDKVRGRLKPILEVLAGIPTIVYGYFALTFMTPLLRSIFGQETVEIYNTASAGLVIGILVLPMIATMAEDAISAVPQELRLAGLALGGTPIETTFRVVLPAALSGLSATFLLALSRAIGETMIVALAAGAGPNMTFNPFEAAETITGYIVRISGGDVSYNSVDYNSIFALGLVLFIITFTLNLISRKVSNLFYQEYE
- the pstA gene encoding phosphate ABC transporter permease PstA; amino-acid sequence: MNNMQTESMFGTKAESLLLMQKRARLSIFWKVIFIFATTVAVLFLLLLLVSVIDSIFGYAVIRNEVNISELISGASSLDEFSRSQLEETARNNLSSGILRRVEYEKPITERSDRELRALIEQYIIKPSVLRSWGLWDSITKQDEIGTFMANQEDSYLIFKSWITPEFLTNDQSANPLNAGIRTALLGSLWIIAITFLLAFPIGVGSAIYLEEYAEDTKLNRLLQLNIFNLSAVPSIIYGLLGLAVFVRAMEGVTSGAFLSTVADTTANGRTILSGGLTLGLLVLPIIIINTQEALKGVPDSLRMSSYGVGATKWQTIWSQVLPVSFDRILTGTILALSRALGETAPLVVIGASTFISVDPSSVFSKFTTLPIQIYQWSARPQGSYRNIAAAAIIVLLILLLVLNSGAIYLRDKLAKKKRMAA
- the pstB gene encoding phosphate ABC transporter ATP-binding protein PstB is translated as MQATEAERFEFLGKAEPDTKQEIITLENVNIHYGNFHAVKDASLPIYEKQVTAFIGPSGCGKSTVLRSINRMNDMIRGATIDGKVLFHGHDLYAKDVDPVLIRRSIGMVFQKPNPFPKSIYENITWGAKINGFKGDYDELVETSLQKAALWDEVKDKLKQNALRLSGGQQQRLCIARTLAVQPEVILMDEPASALDPIATGRIEELILELKKYYTIVIVTHNMGQASRVSDHTAFFMVDEKRTGYLEEYAPTEQLFLNPAHKKTEEYISGKFG
- the phoU gene encoding phosphate signaling complex protein PhoU, with translation MDQTISKLDEKMQFFQEMLIQMVNRVEESIYQAQYAFRNHDVELAKKVIANDWFIDQLQEMVENDAVRLLVSETPYGHYMRHIIAGIKIVSSLERMGDHAAHMAKMASNEEEAIFIPFVERISEMALLGATMTRKVVEAFIDVKAEKAIEVASLDDKMDAERDALNADLFALRPETEAEMERILNLFYLTKEMERYGDHVTTICRWIVYMDKGQRPKLNGPKKSE